Part of the Qipengyuania sp. SS22 genome, AACTGCTGGGGACGAATTTGTGACACGGATGATTTCACGAAAGATCGGACGCTTTGCCGGCGACCGCCGCGTGGCGCTGCTGCTGATCGCGGTGGGACTACTGCTGAGCGGGCGGGTCTGGCTCGCCGAACATCCCGAGCACGATCCCTGGGCGCCGCTCGACCTGCGCGATCCGGTGGGCTGGGCGACCGAGAGCAAGCTGCTCGCGCTGCGAGAGGATGCGTCCGCATGCCGTGCGGTTCTCGAACGCAGCGCCATTGCGCATGACGTGCTTGAACCCGCAGGCGAAGGCGCGTGTCGGCGCGAAGACCGTACGCGGCTCACCGACTATCCGCTCAGTCCCAATACGCCGCCGGTCACCTGTCCTGCGTCGATCGCGCTGCTGTTATGGGAGCGTGACGTCCTCGAGCCCGCTGCGCAGGACATATTTGGTTCGGGAATCGCGCGGATAGAGCATCTTGGCGCCTATTCCTGCCGCCGTCTCTACGGCCGCGATTCGGGGGCGTGGAGCGAGCACGCGACTGCCAACGCCATCGATATCGCGGGCTTCGTCCTCGTCGATGGGACGCGGATCAGCGTGCTGCGGGACTGGGCAGGCGAGGGCGACAAGGCGCGGTTCCTGCGCGCAGTTCGCGATGGCGCCTGCGACGGTTTCGCGACAGTGCTGTCTCCCGATTACAATGCCGCGCATGCGGACCATTTCCATCTCGACATGAGCCCGCGCTGGCGCGGGGTCTGCCGCTAGGTCAGGCTTCGAGCGAATAGCCCGCGCTGCGCACCGTGCGCACGGGGTCCTTGGCCCCTTCGATCTCGATCGCCTTGCGCAGGCGACGGATATGGACATCGACCGTGCGCAGCTCGATCTCGCTCTCCGTGCCCCAGACCCCGTCGAGCAACTGCCCGCGGCTGAACACGCGGCCCGGGCTCTCCATGAAGAATTTGAGCAGGCGGTATTCGGTGGGACCAAGTTGCAGAGTGCGACCGCGGCGCGTCACCTTATGCGCCACCGGGTCGAGCATGATGTCGCCCACCTCGATGCTCTCGCCCGCTAGTGCAGGACGAATCCGGCGCATGACCGCGGCCACGCGCGCGAGCAATTCGCGCGGGGAGAAGGGCTTGGTGAGGTAATCGTCGGCGCCCGTATCGAGGCCGCGCACACGGTCGTCTTCCGCCTCGCGCGCGGTCAGCATTATGATCGGAACGTGAGCGGTTTCCTTGTCGCGGCGCAAGCGGCGACAGACCTCGATCCCGCTGGTCCCCTCGATCATCCAGTCGAGAATGACGAGATCGGGGACATCTTCGGTGGCGAGCAGTAGCGCTTCATCGCCATCGGCGGTCGTGCGGACCTGATAGCCCTCGTTGGAGAAACGGTACTCAAGCAGTTCTGAGAGGGCGGGATCGTCCTCTACCAGGAGCAGTTTGGCGGCGTGCAAATTCTTGCCTTTCCGGGAAAACTCAATCTCGGACACCGCTTTATGACCTTCGCACTACGGTTTTGTGTCAACCGTCCTCGTCGAGAGGATAGTTTCCGGTAGCCGCAAAGTGAACCATTTCGGCCACATTGGTTGCGTGGTCGCCGATACGTTCGAGATTGCGCGCCACGAACAGCATTTGCGCCGCGCTCGAAATGGTCGAGGGGTTCTCGACCATGTGGCTGACGAGGTTGCGGAAGATCGAATTGTAGAAGGCATCGACCTTCTCGTCGGCGGCGATCACTTCGCGCGCCAGTTCGGCATCGCGCGCGGCATAGGCAGTCAGCACATCGTGGACCATTTCGGCGGCCACTTCGGCCATGGCGGGGAGCAGCGTCAGCGGTTCGAACTGCTTGCGATTGCCGCCGATTTCCTTGCTCGCCTTGGCGATGTTCTTCGAATAGTCGCCGATCCGCTCGACCACGCCGGCGATCTTGAGTGCGGCGATCACTTCGCGCAGATCGTCGGCCATTGGCGCGCGCAAGGCGATGATGCGCACGGAGAGCTTGTCGATCTCGCTCTCGAGCGCGTCGATCTTCTTGTCGCCCTTGACGACCTTGTCGGCCAATTCGTCGTCGCCCTTGACGAGCGCCTCGAGCGACTGGGCGATCGCGGCTTCTGCCAGCCCGCCCATTTCGGCGATCAGCCCGCGCAGACGGGTAATGTCCTCGTCGAAGGCCTTAACGGTATGTTCTTGCATCGGATTCATGGTTTTATCCGTAACGCCCCGTGATGTAATCCTGGGTCCGCTGCTCATGCGGGTTGGTGAAAATGTCTGAAGTGCGGCCATACTCTACCATTTTCCCGAGATGGAAAAAGGCGGTACGTTGGCTGACCCGGGCAGCCTGCTGCATGGAGTGCGTGACGATTACGATGGCGTAACGACCGTTGAGCTCGGCAATCAGTTCCTCGATCTTCGCGGTGGCGATCGGATCGAGTGCGGAGCAGGGTTCGTCCATCAGGATGACCTCAGGGTCGACCGCGATGGCGCGCGCGATGCACAGGCGTTGCTGCTGGCCGCCCGACAGCGCGGTGCCGCTATCCAGCAACCGGTCCTTGACCTCTTCCCACAGCCCGGCGCGCTTGAGCGATTTCTCGACGATCGCGTCCAATTCGTCCTTGCCCTCGGCAAGACCGTGGATCTTCGGGCCGTAAGCGATGTTGTCATAGATCGACTTGGGGAAGGGGTTGGGTTTCTGGAACACCATCCCGACGCGGGCGCGCAACTGGACGACATCCATGCCCGAGGAATAGATGTCTTCGCCGTCGAGCTCGATGCACCCTTCGACACGCGCCGAAGGAATGGTGTCGTTCATACGGTTGAGCGTGCGCAGGAAGGTGGATTTGCCACACCCGGACGGACCGATGAAGGCGGTCACATATTCGGTCGGGATGTCGATCGAGACTTCGTCGATCGCCTTTTTGTCGCCGTAGAATACGGAGACGGCGTCGGCGCTCATCTTGGCTTCGGTCTTCTCGAGGTTGTCGTGGACTACGGTCACCAGGTTTTCTCGAATTTGTTACGCAGGTAAATGGCGAGCCCGTTCATCACGAGCAGGAACAGCAATAGCACGATGATCGCCGCGCTGGTGCGTTCCACGAAGCCGCGGTCGATTTCGTCCGACCACAGGAAGATCTGCATCGGCAGCACGGTGGCGGGCGACGTAAACCCATCGGGCGGAGTGGCGACGAAGGCGCGCATGCCGATCATCAGCAGCGGCGCGGTTTCGCCCAGCGCGCGCGCCATGCCGATAATCGTCCCGGTCAGGATGCCGGGCAGGGCGAGCGGCAGGACGTGGTGGAACACGACCTGTACGGGCGATGCGCCGATGGCGAGCGCGCCATCGCGAATGCTCGGCGGGACCGCCTTGATCGCATTGCGCCCTGCGATAACGATGACGGGCATGGTCATCAGCGCGAGCGTCATACCGCCGATCAACGGGGCGGAGCGCAGATTGGGGAACAGGGTCAGGAACACCGCGAGCCCAAGCAGGCCGAAAATGATCGACGGAACCGCCGCAAGATTGTTGATCGACAGTTCGATCAGGTCGGTCCAGCGGTTCTTGGGGGCGTATTCTTCGAGATACAGCGCCGCGAGCACACCGATGGGGAAAGCGAGCAGCAGGGTGACGACCATCGTCAGCAGCGAGCCCTTGA contains:
- a CDS encoding extensin family protein; this encodes MISRKIGRFAGDRRVALLLIAVGLLLSGRVWLAEHPEHDPWAPLDLRDPVGWATESKLLALREDASACRAVLERSAIAHDVLEPAGEGACRREDRTRLTDYPLSPNTPPVTCPASIALLLWERDVLEPAAQDIFGSGIARIEHLGAYSCRRLYGRDSGAWSEHATANAIDIAGFVLVDGTRISVLRDWAGEGDKARFLRAVRDGACDGFATVLSPDYNAAHADHFHLDMSPRWRGVCR
- the phoB gene encoding phosphate regulon transcriptional regulator PhoB, with the protein product MHAAKLLLVEDDPALSELLEYRFSNEGYQVRTTADGDEALLLATEDVPDLVILDWMIEGTSGIEVCRRLRRDKETAHVPIIMLTAREAEDDRVRGLDTGADDYLTKPFSPRELLARVAAVMRRIRPALAGESIEVGDIMLDPVAHKVTRRGRTLQLGPTEYRLLKFFMESPGRVFSRGQLLDGVWGTESEIELRTVDVHIRRLRKAIEIEGAKDPVRTVRSAGYSLEA
- the phoU gene encoding phosphate signaling complex protein PhoU gives rise to the protein MQEHTVKAFDEDITRLRGLIAEMGGLAEAAIAQSLEALVKGDDELADKVVKGDKKIDALESEIDKLSVRIIALRAPMADDLREVIAALKIAGVVERIGDYSKNIAKASKEIGGNRKQFEPLTLLPAMAEVAAEMVHDVLTAYAARDAELAREVIAADEKVDAFYNSIFRNLVSHMVENPSTISSAAQMLFVARNLERIGDHATNVAEMVHFAATGNYPLDEDG
- the pstB gene encoding phosphate ABC transporter ATP-binding protein PstB, with protein sequence MSADAVSVFYGDKKAIDEVSIDIPTEYVTAFIGPSGCGKSTFLRTLNRMNDTIPSARVEGCIELDGEDIYSSGMDVVQLRARVGMVFQKPNPFPKSIYDNIAYGPKIHGLAEGKDELDAIVEKSLKRAGLWEEVKDRLLDSGTALSGGQQQRLCIARAIAVDPEVILMDEPCSALDPIATAKIEELIAELNGRYAIVIVTHSMQQAARVSQRTAFFHLGKMVEYGRTSDIFTNPHEQRTQDYITGRYG
- the pstA gene encoding phosphate ABC transporter permease PstA, translating into MSERIAPTRTPAFEARLKKRYASEKRFRALGLGAIVFSIAVLVFLLGTMTFNGIGGFQRVEMEVPIDFTQAGIAANPDTMAQSGALASLEAQGLRDVVQYFAAEQLGEDAASELGAQAWRDVAAAVIADPALLQRSESFWLPASADLASGYEGEGSQEMQALAAGLYEDGRLAKNFDPGFLGRSDATNPQQAGIWGALKGSLLTMVVTLLLAFPIGVLAALYLEEYAPKNRWTDLIELSINNLAAVPSIIFGLLGLAVFLTLFPNLRSAPLIGGMTLALMTMPVIVIAGRNAIKAVPPSIRDGALAIGASPVQVVFHHVLPLALPGILTGTIIGMARALGETAPLLMIGMRAFVATPPDGFTSPATVLPMQIFLWSDEIDRGFVERTSAAIIVLLLFLLVMNGLAIYLRNKFEKTW